GCGTGCCGCTTGGTCCGCCGGCGTCCCCGCTGACGTTTCTCCCCCCTCCACGAGCGACGACGCGACCGCGAGGAGGAGGTCGCGGTTCTCGCCCGTGACCGTGTACGTCGCCGAGTCGGTCTGCCACCGCACCAGCTGTCGGTCGCCGCTCTCGACGTACCGAACCGTCGTCCCGTTCACGCGCACTGGCTCGCCCTCCAGTCGGCGGTCGGCGGCGGGAACGCGCTTCGTGACGCGGAGGCTGGTGTCGTTCGGCGTCGTGTACGTGAGCGTGATGCTCGTCTGATTTCCGTACGCCAAGAGCATGCCGTCCTCGAACTGATAGGGCGCGGGAACGTCCGGCGAGGGAACCGCGACGGTCGTGTTCGCGCGGAGGTTCGTGAGGTCGTCGGCCGTGATGACGCGGTTCGTGGTGACGGTCGCGGACTCCGGGATGTTCGGGTCGAACCGGTCGGCCGCGAACGCCGGGTCGAGCGTGACGTTCGTCACCTCGATGGTGACCCGGGACGTGGAGTTGTCGGTCGCGTACGTCATCCGGGCTTTCACCGGAATCCGTCGGTCGCGGTCGACCCAGACGCGCGTCGTCCGGTTCGCCGCCGCGGCCTGCGTGACGAACTGGTAGGGGCCGCTGCTGGCGCCGACGCGAACCGACGCGTTCGCACCTTCGACGGCGTACTCGACCGCGAACCCGTCTTCTTGGTTCGTCTCGCCTTCGTAGGTCGCATTCCGTTCGAGCAAGTCGGAGAGCCGCTCGAAGAGGTCCGGCGGCGTCGTCCCGTACGTCACGACCGCGCGGTTCGTCCGCGGAACGTACTGAACCGTCGCCGAATCGTTGGTGACGATGCGCATCCCATCGATTCGCTCGGGTTGGCGGTACGTCGCGTTCGTCCGCCCGTGGCTGTGCGCGACCCGGTACGTGATGGTTTCGTCGAACGAGCCGTTCAGCGTGACGTGAACCGTCGCCGCGTACGCGTCGATCGCGTCGAGCTTGGCTATCGCGGTCTGCTTGACCTCGGCGGCGCTCGGCTGCGTGTCGCCCGGCAGGGCGGCACACCCCGCACACACGGAGAGCACGACGACACCCAGGAGGGCCAGTAGCGGGCGGGAACGCATGACGCCAGAAACGTCCGTGTGCGCGTCCGTAAACCCCTCGGTGTCGCCCCTGGTTTCAGAGCGAGAAACTGTCCGGGCCCCGTTAAGCCGGCGGACGACATCGACTCCGACAATGTCCCCGTTCACGTCCCCCTCCCCCGACAGCGACGCCACAATTCGCCGCACGAACCGCCGCCGGTGGTCGCAGTGACCACGGCCTCCCGTGCCCGGCGCGCCGTCCGCGCCGTCCTCGCGTTCGGCGTGCTCGTCGGAAGCCTCGTTCCGGCCTACTTCTTCCTGCTCGCGGACACCACGCCGTTCGCGTGGGACTTCCGCGCGTACCATCACGCCGCTGCGCTCGCGCTCGACGGCCAGCCGTTCGTCGGCGTCTCTCCGCCCGTCGGCGGCGGCGAATGGGTGTACCCCCCGATTACTGTCGCCGCGTTCTACGCGTACACGCTCGTCTCGTGGAGCGTAGCGTACCTCGTGCACGCGGCGGCGAGCATCGTCGCCGGCCTCGCGTGCGCGCATTTCGTCCTCGGCGACCTCCGGAACCGCGGCGTCACGCTCTCTCGAACCGACACCGCGCTCGTCGCCGCATTCTTCACGCTCAGCACGTACCCGATGGTCGTGCTCGGCCAAGGCCAACTCGGGCTGTTCGTCCTCCTCGCCCTCCTCGGCGCGTATCGAGCGCTCAACGCGGGCCGCCAGCGGACGGCGGGCGGGCTGCTCGCGCTGGCGTCCGCGTTCAAACTCTTCCCGCTGTTCCTCCTCGTCTGGTTCGCGCGACGGCGCGCGTGGCGAGCAATCGCGTGGTGTCTCGGCACCGTTACGGCGCTGTGCGCGGCGGGCGTCGCGGCGTTCGGCTGGTCGCTCCACGCGGAGTACGTCCGGTTCATCCTGTTCGAACGGAGTCGCGTCAGCGAACTCGCCGCCGGGATGAGTCCGAACGTCTCGGCGCTGACGCTCCAGCGCCCGCTCGCGGCCCTCCTCCCGGACGTAGAGCCAGTCGTGTACACGGTGCTCGCCGCCGCCCTCCTGCTTCCAGTGCTCGGCATAGTGTACACGCACGTCGGCACGCAGCGCGACCGCGCCGTCGCGTACCTCGCGACGCTCGTC
This is a stretch of genomic DNA from Salarchaeum sp. JOR-1. It encodes these proteins:
- a CDS encoding DUF2092 domain-containing protein produces the protein MRSRPLLALLGVVVLSVCAGCAALPGDTQPSAAEVKQTAIAKLDAIDAYAATVHVTLNGSFDETITYRVAHSHGRTNATYRQPERIDGMRIVTNDSATVQYVPRTNRAVVTYGTTPPDLFERLSDLLERNATYEGETNQEDGFAVEYAVEGANASVRVGASSGPYQFVTQAAAANRTTRVWVDRDRRIPVKARMTYATDNSTSRVTIEVTNVTLDPAFAADRFDPNIPESATVTTNRVITADDLTNLRANTTVAVPSPDVPAPYQFEDGMLLAYGNQTSITLTYTTPNDTSLRVTKRVPAADRRLEGEPVRVNGTTVRYVESGDRQLVRWQTDSATYTVTGENRDLLLAVASSLVEGGETSAGTPADQAARAPTRRGTLTVPHSFSA
- a CDS encoding glycosyltransferase family 87 protein → MTTASRARRAVRAVLAFGVLVGSLVPAYFFLLADTTPFAWDFRAYHHAAALALDGQPFVGVSPPVGGGEWVYPPITVAAFYAYTLVSWSVAYLVHAAASIVAGLACAHFVLGDLRNRGVTLSRTDTALVAAFFTLSTYPMVVLGQGQLGLFVLLALLGAYRALNAGRQRTAGGLLALASAFKLFPLFLLVWFARRRAWRAIAWCLGTVTALCAAGVAAFGWSLHAEYVRFILFERSRVSELAAGMSPNVSALTLQRPLAALLPDVEPVVYTVLAAALLLPVLGIVYTHVGTQRDRAVAYLATLVVLLLVSPASNVHHVLYVYVPLVALLYTVGDPVVRACFLTGTTLLLAPVQPAILADVLSAAGAPASGTATVVAASHAVLSVGSLALYGLLVVLGGCVVHAARSRPVSEPATTPSERRVAEQD